One Bradyrhizobium sp. CCGB12 genomic window carries:
- a CDS encoding ABC transporter substrate-binding protein, whose protein sequence is MNLIKNLLASTALLLAVPQLAQAEILVGFVTGLSGPVSSIGIPNAKGIAAGQAYIGEIGGEKLRVIQLDDGSDPTASARNARKLVEQEKVDVLIGTSGAPQTLAMATAAIEMKVPMIAVSPIAPVPPGDGGPWVVQTPQPTPLLVQGIIDHMKAKGLKTAAFIGFSDAFGDLMYNSLEQSAKTADIKVIANERYARSDSSVTAQVLRALAARPDAIMLGGTGTPGALPVIALSERGYKGPLYGNHGLISADFLRLAGKTANGIICPTGPVTAAEQLPTSNPIQKVALDFRSAFEKANGEAPTDSFSSYSFDGWLVFADAAKRAMATGAKPGSPEFRTALRQALFTTKEVVGTQGVYTYTPADRHGVDDRSRILVQIEDGKYKLLP, encoded by the coding sequence ATGAACTTGATCAAGAACCTGCTGGCCTCCACTGCATTGCTGCTTGCCGTCCCGCAGCTTGCGCAGGCCGAAATCCTCGTCGGATTCGTCACCGGCCTCAGCGGGCCGGTGTCGTCGATCGGCATTCCCAACGCGAAGGGGATCGCGGCAGGGCAGGCCTATATCGGCGAGATCGGCGGCGAGAAGCTCCGGGTCATCCAGCTCGATGACGGCTCCGATCCAACGGCGTCGGCGCGCAACGCCCGTAAGCTCGTCGAGCAGGAGAAGGTCGATGTCCTCATCGGCACGTCCGGAGCCCCCCAGACGCTCGCGATGGCGACTGCGGCCATCGAAATGAAGGTTCCGATGATCGCGGTGTCTCCGATCGCGCCGGTGCCGCCTGGCGACGGCGGCCCCTGGGTCGTCCAGACGCCGCAACCGACGCCGCTTCTCGTGCAAGGTATCATCGACCACATGAAGGCGAAGGGCCTGAAGACGGCCGCCTTCATCGGCTTCTCGGATGCGTTCGGCGACCTCATGTACAATTCGCTCGAGCAGAGTGCGAAGACGGCCGACATCAAGGTCATTGCCAACGAACGCTACGCCAGATCGGACTCTTCGGTGACGGCCCAGGTGCTGCGCGCACTCGCTGCGCGTCCCGATGCCATTATGCTCGGCGGCACCGGGACGCCCGGTGCACTGCCGGTCATCGCCTTGTCCGAGCGCGGGTATAAAGGGCCGCTCTACGGCAATCACGGGCTGATCAGCGCCGATTTCCTCCGTCTGGCCGGCAAGACCGCCAACGGCATCATCTGCCCGACCGGACCGGTGACCGCGGCCGAGCAGCTGCCTACCAGCAATCCGATCCAGAAGGTGGCTCTGGATTTCCGCAGCGCCTTCGAGAAGGCGAACGGCGAGGCGCCGACGGATTCATTCTCGTCCTATTCTTTCGACGGCTGGCTGGTCTTCGCCGATGCCGCCAAGCGCGCGATGGCAACCGGAGCGAAGCCCGGCTCGCCGGAATTCCGCACCGCGCTGCGTCAGGCGCTGTTCACGACCAAAGAGGTCGTCGGCACACAGGGCGTCTACACCTATACGCCGGCGGATCGGCATGGCGTCGACGATCGCTCGCGTATCCTGGTCCAGATCGAGGACGGCAAATACAAGCTGTTGCCCTGA
- a CDS encoding cyclase family protein — translation MQSKNLLELAGAISSGAVRVVDLTFTLSPDFPVIVLPPEFGQAAPVRIQEISRYDGRGPAWYWNNVTFGEHTGTHFDAPIHWFTGKNLPNNAVDTMPPKDMIAPACVIDCSAQAAQDPDFVLTVPLVEAWETKHGRIPDRHWVLLRTDWSKKGWRDYANLRDDGAHTPGPNPAVMKWLVEERGVIGFGTETIGTDAGQAGHFDPPYPAHHFLHGAGRYGLQCLCNLDQLPATGAIIVASPLKIQNGSGSPLRVIALVAST, via the coding sequence ATGCAAAGCAAGAATCTCCTGGAGCTGGCGGGTGCGATCTCTTCCGGCGCGGTGCGCGTTGTCGATCTGACCTTTACGCTTAGTCCGGATTTTCCGGTCATTGTGCTACCGCCGGAGTTCGGCCAGGCGGCGCCGGTCCGCATCCAGGAAATCTCGCGGTACGACGGTCGCGGCCCGGCCTGGTACTGGAACAATGTCACGTTTGGCGAACACACCGGCACGCATTTCGACGCGCCGATTCACTGGTTCACCGGCAAGAACCTGCCGAACAATGCCGTCGACACGATGCCACCGAAGGACATGATCGCCCCGGCTTGCGTCATCGACTGCTCCGCACAGGCCGCGCAGGATCCGGACTTCGTCCTGACCGTCCCGCTTGTCGAAGCGTGGGAAACGAAGCATGGACGGATCCCGGATCGTCACTGGGTTCTGCTGCGCACCGATTGGTCGAAGAAGGGTTGGCGCGACTACGCGAACCTCAGGGACGACGGTGCACATACGCCGGGCCCGAATCCGGCGGTCATGAAGTGGCTGGTGGAGGAGCGCGGCGTCATCGGGTTTGGCACCGAGACCATCGGTACCGATGCGGGGCAGGCCGGGCATTTCGATCCGCCTTATCCGGCGCATCACTTCCTGCACGGAGCGGGGCGTTATGGCCTGCAATGTCTGTGCAACCTGGATCAGTTGCCGGCCACCGGCGCCATCATCGTCGCCTCGCCACTGAAGATCCAGAACGGCTCCGGCAGTCCGCTTCGCGTCATTGCGCTGGTTGCGTCAACCTGA